In Nitrosarchaeum koreense MY1, one genomic interval encodes:
- a CDS encoding MFS transporter — protein METSKKWIFFVLPSSITAEGLHIVIPLYVLFLGGNVVDVGIVVGLHYALSAIGAVFWGKIIDKYHIKRSILITCFSAITICSIGLFFTTNLNLVFVISSIAGFFIIGKSPVTQVLVMESVPNNQWSRLFTQISIITSFGSLTAFLAGSIWDSFFDLRPYFLFCAIMSFAATILSIKVGSKSTIERHTVVHSIHGIRHIFNHNRLHFQLIFTKIPHPHDFKPIISIFQRKISHEIGILFLTNFLFYFGSNIFFTAFIPFLKEFRFTNSEVFLVYMVQTIVLLVIFFFVPRLISKITEERATQIAYLPRILGIIIAVSLIPSMIGINSLLTAIVSTSLMVSAFSIFSVSNSIILFKAIPKGFEGRYLGVNSFMVGVGIFSGALTAGYVSNALSYSAAFLIAISILLFSLLMFRIYLKHRLSHRVV, from the coding sequence TTGGAAACCAGTAAAAAATGGATATTTTTTGTATTGCCGTCTAGCATAACAGCTGAAGGACTCCACATAGTTATACCTCTGTATGTGCTTTTTCTTGGGGGTAATGTAGTCGATGTCGGTATTGTTGTAGGACTTCATTATGCATTATCTGCTATTGGTGCAGTTTTTTGGGGAAAAATTATCGATAAATATCACATAAAAAGATCAATTCTGATTACCTGTTTTTCAGCCATTACAATTTGTAGCATCGGATTATTTTTTACAACTAATTTGAATTTAGTTTTTGTAATTTCGTCAATTGCAGGATTTTTCATCATCGGAAAGAGTCCAGTAACACAAGTACTTGTAATGGAGTCAGTGCCAAACAATCAGTGGAGCAGATTATTTACACAAATTTCAATCATAACGAGTTTTGGAAGTCTAACTGCATTTTTAGCAGGTTCGATATGGGATTCTTTTTTTGATCTGAGACCATATTTCCTTTTTTGTGCGATTATGAGTTTTGCTGCAACAATTCTAAGTATCAAAGTGGGCAGTAAAAGCACCATTGAGAGACATACAGTAGTTCATTCAATTCATGGAATTAGGCATATTTTCAATCATAATAGATTACATTTTCAGCTAATCTTCACAAAGATTCCCCATCCACATGACTTTAAACCAATCATATCAATTTTCCAAAGAAAAATATCTCATGAAATAGGAATACTATTTCTTACAAATTTTTTATTTTATTTTGGTAGTAATATTTTCTTTACAGCATTTATACCATTTTTAAAAGAATTCAGATTTACAAATTCTGAAGTGTTTCTAGTATACATGGTTCAGACAATAGTATTACTTGTGATATTTTTCTTTGTTCCTCGTTTGATTTCAAAAATAACAGAAGAGCGGGCAACACAGATAGCATATTTACCAAGAATTTTAGGAATCATAATTGCTGTATCATTAATTCCAAGTATGATTGGAATCAATTCTTTACTAACAGCAATAGTTTCAACTAGTTTGATGGTTTCGGCATTTTCGATTTTTAGTGTTTCAAATTCAATAATTCTTTTCAAAGCAATCCCCAAAGGTTTCGAAGGAAGGTATTTGGGGGTCAATAGTTTCATGGTCGGAGTCGGGATATTTTCAGGAGCATTAACTGCAGGTTACGTTTCAAATGCATTAAGCTATTCAGCTGCATTCCTAATTGCAATTTCTATTTTATTATTTTCACTTTTAATGTTTAGAATATATCTAAAACACAGATTATCTCACAGAGTCGTTTAA
- a CDS encoding PEFG-CTERM sorting domain-containing protein, protein MLKTVLLVLIAMSIPISAFAEPMIELATTQSEIHSLDSVLVTGKITDVATFKPLTLTVISPDGETVYAPQISFDKDGIFKRLFHPTLPSFKDGTYTVIASHPDAEKTAEIQFTVIGSTIPPKGIPVKSSDSGIISTKPSVITLSADTEFGSDRILVSGSTTSSITDITLIVTSPQGNLVSIAQITPDNTGKFSLEMKSGGPLWKENGFYTITANQGLSSEHKQSIKVEIDNGVVVPEFGTVAVMILAVAIVSIIAVSAKSRLSIMPRL, encoded by the coding sequence GTGCTCAAGACTGTTTTGCTAGTTTTAATTGCAATGTCCATTCCAATCTCTGCTTTTGCAGAACCTATGATCGAATTGGCAACTACCCAGTCTGAAATTCATTCTTTGGATTCTGTTTTAGTTACCGGTAAAATAACTGACGTTGCTACGTTCAAACCTCTTACTTTGACTGTTATCTCACCTGACGGTGAAACTGTTTATGCTCCACAAATATCATTTGATAAAGACGGTATATTCAAAAGATTGTTTCATCCAACACTTCCAAGTTTTAAGGATGGAACTTACACTGTGATTGCAAGTCATCCTGATGCTGAAAAAACTGCAGAAATACAATTCACGGTAATTGGTTCAACGATTCCACCAAAAGGAATCCCAGTCAAATCATCTGATTCTGGAATAATATCTACAAAACCAAGTGTCATTACTTTATCCGCTGACACTGAATTTGGTAGTGATAGAATTCTTGTATCTGGCAGTACCACTAGTTCTATAACTGATATTACCTTAATTGTAACTTCGCCTCAAGGAAACTTGGTTTCAATTGCCCAAATCACGCCTGACAATACAGGTAAGTTTTCTCTTGAGATGAAATCTGGCGGTCCTCTCTGGAAAGAAAATGGTTTTTACACTATCACTGCTAATCAAGGACTCTCATCAGAACATAAACAATCAATTAAAGTTGAAATAGATAATGGAGTTGTAGTTCCAGAATTTGGTACTGTTGCAGTGATGATTCTAGCAGTAGCAATTGTCTCAATAATTGCAGTGTCTGCAAAATCTAGATTAAGCATAATGCCACGATTGTAG
- a CDS encoding TATA-box-binding protein, producing MAFTIPLVCIENVVATATIDQSLDLHEIKRKFPDSSYNPQQFPGAVFKINLPRTTTLIFRTGNMVCTGAKSEKHAYIALNNVINLLRSKNIQIKNDADIMIQNVVTAVNLGGKILIEEAATKLPRSMYEPDQFPGLIHRQLNPKTVMLLFASGKLICTGGKSSEQAFNAIHQIHSMLEEKKLISYG from the coding sequence CTGGCATTTACTATCCCACTTGTTTGCATTGAAAATGTAGTTGCAACTGCAACTATTGATCAAAGTTTAGATTTACATGAGATTAAAAGAAAATTTCCTGATTCCAGCTATAATCCACAGCAATTTCCAGGCGCAGTTTTTAAGATAAATTTACCAAGAACGACGACATTAATTTTCAGGACTGGTAATATGGTATGTACCGGTGCAAAATCAGAAAAACATGCGTATATTGCTCTAAATAACGTCATAAATCTACTACGTTCAAAAAATATCCAAATTAAAAATGATGCAGATATTATGATCCAAAACGTAGTTACAGCTGTAAATTTAGGAGGAAAAATTCTCATTGAGGAAGCAGCTACAAAACTCCCTCGTAGTATGTATGAACCTGATCAATTTCCTGGACTTATCCATCGACAACTTAATCCCAAAACTGTGATGTTGTTATTTGCATCTGGTAAATTAATTTGTACAGGTGGCAAATCATCTGAACAGGCATTTAACGCGATTCATCAGATTCATTCAATGTTAGAAGAAAAGAAATTGATCTCATACGGATAA
- a CDS encoding mechanosensitive ion channel family protein, with protein sequence MQSSKQYLIAILSISLILTSFNSAFAQESFVEGIYVPTTEALKEFAISVADSTPKIIAAAILLIIGFITGKIVGRVTTKAVTKILQKTSQKNQELNLAEEVYGKFNSVNLISATIRWFVYLFFIVAAVNALQFEQLSTALTSLWLWVPNLLAFVLIIVVGSIVVNFVSKWIEHQLLDHHIGSPRLIISVIKAVIYGIIFAIAFTQLGVGQDIIPILVSAFSWSIAVAIGASIAIGLGFALKDLIPASIMGASTQRSILKVGQKVKIGDVSGTVTSAHLLHVIVTNDQNESIVIPTKTLMNQTIKIFN encoded by the coding sequence ATGCAAAGCTCAAAACAATATTTGATAGCGATATTGTCTATCTCGTTAATCTTAACTAGTTTTAATTCTGCATTTGCCCAAGAAAGCTTTGTTGAAGGAATCTATGTACCTACAACTGAGGCATTAAAAGAATTTGCAATTAGCGTTGCAGACAGCACTCCAAAAATAATTGCAGCGGCTATTTTGCTAATCATTGGTTTTATTACTGGTAAAATCGTAGGCAGAGTTACAACTAAGGCTGTAACAAAAATACTCCAAAAAACCAGCCAAAAGAATCAGGAACTAAACCTGGCAGAAGAAGTATATGGTAAATTTAACTCTGTAAATCTAATTTCAGCAACCATCCGTTGGTTTGTTTATTTGTTCTTTATAGTTGCAGCAGTTAATGCATTGCAGTTTGAGCAACTATCAACTGCTCTTACAAGCCTATGGCTGTGGGTTCCAAATCTCCTTGCCTTTGTATTGATAATTGTTGTTGGTTCTATTGTTGTTAATTTTGTTAGTAAATGGATTGAGCACCAATTATTGGATCATCATATTGGCAGTCCACGATTAATAATATCTGTAATTAAAGCAGTAATTTATGGAATAATCTTTGCAATTGCTTTCACACAACTAGGTGTTGGTCAAGATATTATTCCAATACTGGTGTCTGCATTTTCTTGGAGCATCGCAGTAGCTATTGGCGCATCAATTGCAATTGGTTTGGGATTTGCACTAAAAGACTTGATTCCTGCATCCATCATGGGTGCTTCAACTCAACGTTCTATTCTAAAGGTTGGGCAAAAAGTCAAAATTGGAGATGTCTCTGGAACAGTTACATCTGCACATTTACTACATGTTATTGTTACAAATGACCAAAATGAGAGTATTGTAATTCCAACAAAAACTTTGATGAATCAAACAATTAAAATTTTTAATTAA